A part of Brevinematia bacterium genomic DNA contains:
- a CDS encoding chemotaxis protein CheX has translation MRIEYINPFVESTFEVFSEILKTDNIKRGDLFLKKSITPTHSVSIIIGITGPANGRVIIDMDETTAVKIVSEMTSNEIKSLSQIGEFEKSALGELGNMITGSAIAKLYKKGFTFVLTPPTVITGKDYEIDTPQIETLVVPVILPVGQIEINIALKET, from the coding sequence ATGAGAATAGAATATATAAATCCTTTTGTAGAGTCAACATTTGAGGTTTTCTCCGAAATCTTGAAAACTGACAATATAAAAAGAGGTGATCTCTTTTTGAAAAAGAGTATAACTCCTACTCACTCCGTAAGCATAATAATAGGAATAACTGGTCCTGCTAACGGCAGAGTTATAATAGACATGGATGAAACTACAGCAGTGAAGATCGTTTCGGAAATGACATCAAATGAGATAAAATCTTTATCTCAAATAGGAGAGTTTGAGAAATCCGCTCTCGGTGAACTTGGTAATATGATAACAGGTAGTGCTATAGCAAAGTTATACAAAAAGGGTTTTACCTTTGTCTTAACTCCACCAACTGTCATAACTGGAAAAGACTACGAGATAGATACACCGCAGATAGAAACATTGGTCGTTCCTGTCATCCTACCAGTAGGGCAAATAGAAATAAACATAGCCCTAAAGGAAACATAG